A stretch of the Pan paniscus chromosome 2, NHGRI_mPanPan1-v2.0_pri, whole genome shotgun sequence genome encodes the following:
- the PSMD6 gene encoding 26S proteasome non-ATPase regulatory subunit 6, which produces MPLENLEEEGLPKNPDLRIAQLRFLLSLPEHRGDAAVRDELMAAVRDNNMAPYYEALCKSLDWQIDVDLLNKMKKANEDELKRLDEELEDAEKNLGESEIRDAMMAKAEYLCRIGDKEGALTAFRKTYDKTVALGHRLDIVFYLLRIGLFYMDNDLITRNTEKAKSLIEEGGDWDRRNRLKVYQGLYCVAIRDFKQAAELFLDTVSTFTSYELMDYKTFVTYTVYVSMIALERPDLREKVIKGAEILEVLHSLPAVRQYLFSLYECRYSVFFQSLAVVEQEMKKDWLFAPHYRYYVREMRIHAYSQLLESYRSLTLGYMAEAFGVGVEFIDQELSRFIAAGRLHCKIDKVNEIVETNRPDSKNWQYQETIKKGDLLLNRVQKLSRVINM; this is translated from the exons ATGCCGCTGGAGAACCTGGAGGAAGAGGGTCTGCCCAAGAACCCCGACTTGCGTATCGCGCAGCTGCGCTTCCTGCTCAGCCTGCCCGAGCACCGCGGAGACGCTGCCGTGCGCGACGAGCTGATGGCGGCCGTCCGCGATAACA ACATGGCTCCTTACTATGAAGCCTTGTGCAAATCCCTCGACTGGCAGATAGACGTGGACCTACTCAATAAAATGAAGAAGGCAAATGAAGACGAGTTGAAGCGTTTGGATGAGGAGCTGGAAGATGCAGAGAAGAATCTAGGAGAGAGCGAAATTCGCGATGCAATGATGGCAAAGGCCGAGTACCTCTGCCGGATAGGTGACAAA GAGGGAGCTCTGACAGCCTTTCGCAAGACATATGACAAAACTGTGGCCCTGGGTCACCGATTGGATATTGTATTCTATCTCCTTAGGATTGGCTTATTTTATATGGATAATGATCTCATCACACGAAACACAGAAAAGGCCAAAAG CTTAATAGAAGAAGGAGGAGACTGGGACAGGAGAAACCGCCTAAAAGTGTATCAGGGTCTTTATTGTGTGGCTATTCGTGATTTCAAACAGGCAGCTGAACTCTTCCTTGACACTGTTTCAACATTTACATCCTATGAACTCATGGATTATAAAACATTTGTGACTTATACTGTCTATGTCAGTATGATTGCCTTAGAAAGACCAGATCTCAGGGAAAAG GTCATTAAAGGAGCAGAGATTCTTGAAGTGTTGCACAGTCTTCCAGCAGTTCGGCAGTATCTGTTTTCACTCTATGAATGCCGTTACTCTGTTTTCTTCCAATCATTAG CGGTTGTGGAACAGGAAATGAAAAAGGACTGGCTTTTTGCCCCTCATTATCGATACTATGTAAGAGAAATGAGAATTCATGCATACAGTCAGCTGCTGGAATCATATAGGTCATTAACCCTTGGCTATATGGCAGAAGCGTTTGGTGTTGGTGTGGAATTCATTGATCA gGAACTGTCCAGGTTTATTGCTGCCGGGAGACTACACTGCAAAATAGATAAAGTGAATGAAATAGTAGAAACCAACAG ACCTGATAGCAAGAACTGGCAGTACCAAGAAACTATCAAGAAAGGAGATCTGCTACTAAACAGAGTTCAAAAACTTTCCAGAGTAATTAATATGTAA